A window of Streptomyces sp. DG1A-41 contains these coding sequences:
- a CDS encoding small ribosomal subunit Rsm22 family protein gives MNAPAPPAETLRAALAGLLDGLPPRQAAQAVERLIASYRGATPTDAPILRDRADVAAYAAYRMPATFEAVRSALEAFAEAVPGWVPGGHTDVGGGTGAAAWAVSATWGGQRPVTVLDWAEPALALGREIAAADPALRDVRWQRSRIGAALTLESTDLVTVSYVLNELTAPDRTALVDAAASAARAVVIVEPGTPDGYARVIEARDRLVDAGFHVAAPCPHSAACPIAPGTDWCHFSARVSRSSLHRQVKGGSLAYEDEKFSYVAAARFPVAPAPSRVVRRPQIRKGQVLLDLCETEPSLRRTTVTKRHGDLYKAARDADWGDTWPPAP, from the coding sequence GTGAACGCCCCCGCACCCCCGGCCGAGACCCTCCGCGCCGCCCTCGCCGGTCTGCTCGACGGGCTGCCGCCCCGGCAGGCCGCGCAGGCGGTCGAGCGGCTGATCGCCAGCTACCGCGGGGCCACCCCGACCGACGCTCCCATCCTCCGCGACCGGGCCGATGTCGCCGCCTACGCCGCTTACCGCATGCCCGCGACCTTCGAGGCGGTCCGCTCCGCGCTGGAGGCGTTCGCGGAGGCCGTGCCCGGGTGGGTGCCGGGTGGGCACACCGACGTCGGTGGCGGAACCGGTGCCGCCGCCTGGGCCGTGAGCGCGACCTGGGGCGGACAGCGGCCCGTCACCGTGCTCGACTGGGCCGAGCCCGCGCTCGCCCTCGGCCGGGAGATCGCCGCGGCCGACCCGGCCCTGCGGGACGTACGGTGGCAGCGCTCTCGGATCGGAGCGGCGCTCACCCTCGAGAGCACTGATCTCGTCACCGTCTCCTACGTCCTCAACGAGCTGACCGCCCCCGACCGCACCGCCCTCGTCGACGCCGCCGCGTCCGCGGCCCGGGCCGTGGTGATCGTCGAACCCGGCACCCCCGACGGCTACGCCCGCGTCATCGAGGCCCGCGACCGGCTGGTCGACGCCGGCTTCCACGTGGCCGCCCCGTGCCCGCACAGCGCCGCCTGCCCCATCGCGCCGGGCACGGACTGGTGCCACTTCTCCGCCCGGGTCAGCCGTTCCTCCCTGCACCGTCAGGTCAAGGGCGGCTCCCTCGCCTACGAGGACGAGAAGTTCAGCTACGTCGCCGCCGCCCGCTTCCCCGTCGCCCCGGCACCCTCCCGGGTGGTGAGGCGCCCGCAGATCCGCAAGGGCCAGGTCCTCCTCGACCTGTGCGAGACCGAACCGTCCCTGCGCCGCACCACCGTCACCAAACGCCACGGCGATCTCTACAAGGCGGCACGGGACGCGGACTGGGGCGACACCTGGCCCCCGGCACCCTGA
- a CDS encoding TetR/AcrR family transcriptional regulator — protein sequence MAAQKSAQSAQSAHAKPAPDSTRRSEKSRRAIYDAALALVVEVGYPKTTIEGIAARAGVGKQTIYRWWSSKADVLMEAFLDLGEQSLREAGPVPYAFPDTGDLAADVKNVLRATVDQLRDPRFEAPSRALAAEGVVNEQLGRELVAKLMQPSLDLYVGRLRAAQDAGQVRPDVDPRIALELFVSPLAQRWLQHTGPISYEYTDTLVEYALHGLAPR from the coding sequence ATGGCCGCACAGAAGTCCGCCCAGTCCGCCCAGTCCGCCCACGCCAAGCCCGCCCCCGACTCCACCCGGCGCAGCGAGAAGTCCCGCCGCGCCATCTACGACGCCGCCCTCGCGCTCGTCGTGGAGGTCGGCTATCCGAAGACCACCATCGAGGGCATCGCCGCCCGCGCCGGTGTCGGGAAGCAGACGATCTACCGCTGGTGGTCGTCGAAGGCGGACGTGCTGATGGAGGCGTTCCTGGACCTGGGCGAGCAGTCCCTGCGGGAAGCGGGTCCGGTGCCTTACGCCTTCCCCGACACCGGCGACCTCGCAGCCGACGTCAAGAACGTCCTGCGCGCCACCGTGGACCAGCTGCGCGACCCGAGGTTCGAGGCACCGTCCCGCGCGCTGGCCGCCGAGGGCGTCGTCAACGAGCAACTCGGTCGCGAGCTCGTCGCCAAGCTCATGCAGCCCTCACTCGACCTCTACGTCGGCCGGCTGCGCGCCGCGCAGGACGCCGGGCAGGTGCGGCCCGACGTCGACCCGCGCATCGCCCTGGAGCTCTTCGTCTCCCCGCTGGCCCAGCGCTGGCTCCAGCACACGGGCCCGATCTCCTACGAGTACACCGACACCCTCGTCGAGTACGCCCTTCACGGACTCGCGCCTCGCTGA
- a CDS encoding DUF6243 family protein, with translation MTRGGAGNLLGVGGSRQKLGREALRGGGRGGRIGGGLDPQAQKRQLLRKLQEKRQQQERQEGRTTDKSS, from the coding sequence ATGACCCGAGGCGGAGCCGGAAACCTGCTGGGTGTCGGCGGATCGCGCCAGAAGCTCGGCCGCGAGGCGCTGCGCGGCGGCGGCCGGGGCGGCCGGATCGGCGGCGGCCTCGATCCGCAGGCCCAGAAGCGCCAGTTGCTGCGCAAGCTCCAGGAGAAACGGCAGCAGCAGGAACGACAGGAGGGCCGCACGACCGACAAGTCGTCGTGA